The following are from one region of the Streptomyces tuirus genome:
- a CDS encoding DUF6230 family protein yields MESQVRGGTRWKRFAVVMVPSVAATAAIGVALAQGALAASFSVSGQSFKVTTDQLVGTGFSQYGALDEGYTMDGKKAVHPVAVSSFKQATIKNLCQSVVTPNIPVLGNVSLILRAGQGAKPVEAQNLYIDVADLSADATFENIDIGVAAKDANKGPAMRKGESANPYGFAQQADKATLTDVKQTAWATTAGTFKLSGLKMSLSTGVKECY; encoded by the coding sequence ATGGAGTCCCAGGTGCGTGGCGGGACCAGATGGAAGCGGTTCGCTGTGGTCATGGTGCCCAGCGTCGCCGCCACGGCTGCGATAGGTGTCGCCCTCGCGCAGGGCGCTCTCGCCGCGTCGTTCAGTGTCTCCGGGCAGTCGTTCAAGGTCACGACCGACCAGCTCGTCGGCACGGGCTTCTCGCAGTACGGCGCCCTCGATGAGGGATACACGATGGACGGCAAGAAGGCCGTCCACCCGGTCGCCGTCTCGTCGTTCAAGCAGGCGACGATCAAGAACCTGTGCCAGTCGGTCGTCACCCCGAACATTCCGGTGCTCGGGAACGTCAGCCTGATCCTGCGTGCGGGTCAGGGTGCGAAGCCGGTGGAGGCCCAGAACCTCTACATCGACGTCGCCGACCTCAGCGCCGATGCGACGTTCGAGAACATCGACATCGGTGTGGCGGCCAAGGACGCCAACAAGGGCCCGGCCATGCGGAAGGGCGAGTCGGCCAACCCGTACGGCTTCGCCCAGCAGGCGGACAAGGCGACCCTGACCGACGTGAAGCAGACGGCGTGGGCGACCACCGCCGGAACCTTCAAGCTCAGCGGCCTGAAGATGTCGCTGTCGACGGGTGTCAAGGAGTGCTACTAA
- a CDS encoding DUF6114 domain-containing protein yields the protein MSAETPAATGQLTLRRQQFRAWRGERPFWAGLFVLLSGLPIAYFPYANLQIGHLTLAMATTAGAGSLIIGVLLVVLGVSLWFQKHVRVFAGVAAILLALVSIPVSNLGGFLIGFLFALVGGAMAVAWAPGGRPAGQPAAMASTGTGGTPEATDHETTELRPVDGVDEPNDLSGTNPANGANGRHSAG from the coding sequence ATGAGCGCCGAGACTCCTGCCGCCACCGGCCAGTTGACCCTCCGGAGGCAGCAGTTCCGCGCCTGGCGGGGTGAGCGGCCGTTCTGGGCCGGGCTGTTCGTCCTCCTCAGTGGACTGCCCATCGCCTACTTCCCGTACGCGAATCTCCAGATCGGTCACCTGACGCTGGCGATGGCGACCACCGCGGGTGCCGGGTCCCTGATCATCGGCGTGCTGCTCGTCGTACTGGGCGTGAGCCTCTGGTTCCAGAAGCACGTCCGCGTCTTCGCGGGAGTCGCGGCGATCCTGCTGGCGCTGGTGTCCATTCCCGTGTCCAATCTCGGCGGCTTCCTCATCGGCTTCCTCTTCGCCCTCGTGGGCGGGGCGATGGCCGTGGCCTGGGCGCCGGGCGGACGTCCCGCGGGACAGCCCGCCGCGATGGCAAGCACCGGCACGGGCGGGACTCCCGAGGCCACGGACCACGAGACCACGGAGCTGCGGCCCGTGGACGGGGTGGATGAGCCGAACGATCTGTCAGGAACGAACCCGGCCAACGGGGCGAACGGGAGGCACAGTGCCGGCTGA
- a CDS encoding prolipoprotein diacylglyceryl transferase: protein MPADEVTHGADVEASRVRTGPRHAAPKKPLFTRFNRPAGKAIAMAAMPTAVLMGMGFTSTLAIADSDTPAAPTSKSLTADEYKDCVAALEDSDKDSKGDASASPTPSPSASDGATDEKDDQGDTAPKPSPSGGTEANNGGSSSSDSGSDDKAEPKPTPSTSAPDAGGDDAAATPSPEPSESPGNILEGIGDAIGGIFDGGKGEDGASPSPTPTPSVSASQSAEKPAEDASDAAEDTTGKVEDTVEDTTGKASDPVKDTGKTAEDTTKAVEKAAEDAAEKAEEATASPSPSPSATTDADDCPAATDAEGGVDNKVPLPDDPWFLNASSLTLKGADYKGVVEVRTANGSVKKVLKYVISGGTDIGDLHQTVQDKQSGKTYHVQAAKGSTSTIRNGDTVMYTESISGNLLGLIPITFDPEHPPPLNIPLIYFTNVKVQQAGQFGGTLHVPGLHNFVTG, encoded by the coding sequence GTGCCGGCTGACGAGGTGACCCACGGGGCTGATGTGGAGGCATCCCGTGTGAGAACCGGGCCGCGCCACGCGGCTCCCAAGAAGCCGCTGTTCACCAGGTTCAACAGGCCGGCCGGCAAGGCGATAGCCATGGCGGCGATGCCGACGGCGGTGCTCATGGGCATGGGCTTCACATCGACGCTCGCCATAGCCGACAGCGACACCCCGGCGGCGCCGACCTCCAAGAGCCTGACGGCCGACGAGTACAAGGACTGTGTGGCGGCCCTGGAGGACTCCGACAAGGACTCCAAGGGTGACGCGTCCGCCTCGCCCACGCCGTCCCCCTCGGCGAGCGACGGCGCGACGGACGAGAAGGACGACCAGGGCGACACCGCCCCGAAGCCGTCCCCCTCGGGTGGTACGGAGGCGAACAACGGCGGTTCCTCTTCGTCGGATTCAGGTTCCGACGACAAGGCCGAGCCGAAGCCGACCCCGTCCACGAGCGCGCCCGACGCAGGCGGCGACGACGCGGCCGCCACTCCGTCCCCCGAGCCGTCCGAGAGCCCCGGCAACATCCTGGAGGGCATCGGGGACGCGATCGGCGGCATCTTCGACGGCGGGAAGGGTGAGGACGGGGCGAGCCCCAGCCCGACCCCGACCCCGTCCGTGTCGGCGTCGCAGAGCGCCGAGAAGCCGGCCGAGGACGCCTCCGACGCCGCCGAGGACACGACCGGCAAGGTCGAGGACACCGTCGAGGACACCACCGGCAAGGCGTCCGACCCGGTGAAGGACACCGGCAAGACGGCGGAGGACACCACCAAGGCCGTCGAGAAGGCGGCCGAGGACGCGGCGGAGAAGGCGGAGGAGGCCACCGCCTCGCCCAGCCCCTCCCCGAGCGCCACCACGGACGCCGACGACTGCCCGGCCGCCACCGACGCCGAGGGCGGTGTCGACAACAAGGTGCCGCTGCCGGACGACCCGTGGTTCCTCAACGCCAGCTCGCTGACGCTGAAGGGCGCCGACTACAAGGGCGTCGTCGAGGTGCGGACCGCCAACGGCTCCGTCAAGAAGGTGCTGAAGTACGTCATATCCGGCGGCACCGACATCGGCGACCTGCACCAGACCGTCCAGGACAAGCAGTCCGGCAAGACCTACCACGTGCAGGCGGCCAAGGGCTCGACGTCCACGATCCGCAACGGCGACACCGTGATGTACACGGAGAGCATCTCCGGCAACCTGCTCGGGCTGATCCCGATCACGTTCGACCCGGAGCACCCGCCGCCGCTGAACATCCCGCTGATCTACTTCACCAACGTGAAGGTCCAGCAGGCCGGCCAGTTCGGCGGGACGCTGCACGTGCCGGGGCTGCACAACTTCGTCACCGGCTGA
- the pyk gene encoding pyruvate kinase codes for MRRSKIVCTLGPAVDSHDQLVALIEAGMNVARFNFSHGSHAEHQGRYDRVRAAAKETGRAIGVLADLQGPKIRLGTFAEGPVELVRGDEFTITTEDVPGDKTICGTTYKGLPGDVSKGDPILINDGNVELKVTKVEGSRVRTIVIEGGVISDHKGINLPGAAVNVPALSEKDVDDLRFALRMGCDLVALSFVRDAKDVHDVHRVMDEEGRRVPVIAKVEKPQAVQNMEDVVMAFDGVMVARGDLAVEYPLEKVPMVQKRLIELCRRNAKPVIVATQMMESMITNSRPTRAEASDVANAILDGTDAVMLSAESSVGAYPIETVKTMSKIVTAAEQELMSKGLQPLVPGKKPRTQGGSVARAACEIADFLGGRGLVAFTQSGDTARRLSRYRAAQPIIAFTTDEGTRNQMALSWGVEPYVVPFVNSTDEMVDLVEQELVKLNRFNEGDIVVITAGSPPGVPGTTNMVRVHHLGEAKG; via the coding sequence GATCAGCTTGTCGCGTTGATCGAAGCCGGCATGAACGTGGCCCGCTTCAACTTCAGCCACGGCAGCCACGCCGAGCACCAGGGCCGGTACGACCGGGTCCGTGCCGCCGCCAAGGAGACCGGCCGGGCCATCGGTGTCCTCGCCGACCTCCAGGGCCCGAAGATCCGTCTGGGGACCTTCGCCGAGGGTCCCGTGGAGCTGGTGCGCGGTGACGAGTTCACCATCACCACCGAGGACGTCCCGGGCGACAAGACGATCTGCGGGACGACCTACAAGGGTCTGCCCGGCGATGTCAGCAAGGGCGACCCGATCCTCATCAACGACGGCAACGTCGAGCTGAAGGTCACCAAGGTCGAGGGCTCCCGGGTGAGGACGATCGTCATCGAGGGCGGCGTCATCTCCGACCACAAGGGCATCAACCTGCCCGGCGCGGCCGTCAACGTGCCCGCGCTGTCCGAGAAGGACGTCGACGACCTCCGCTTCGCCCTGCGGATGGGCTGCGACCTGGTCGCGCTGTCCTTCGTCCGGGACGCCAAGGACGTCCACGACGTGCACCGCGTCATGGACGAGGAGGGCCGCCGCGTCCCCGTCATCGCCAAGGTGGAGAAGCCGCAGGCGGTGCAGAACATGGAGGACGTCGTGATGGCGTTCGACGGTGTGATGGTCGCCCGCGGTGACCTGGCCGTCGAGTACCCGCTCGAGAAGGTCCCCATGGTGCAGAAGCGCCTGATCGAGCTCTGCCGTCGCAACGCCAAGCCGGTGATCGTGGCGACCCAGATGATGGAGTCGATGATCACCAACTCCCGTCCCACCCGCGCCGAGGCCTCCGACGTGGCCAACGCCATCCTGGACGGCACCGACGCGGTCATGCTGTCGGCCGAGTCGAGCGTGGGCGCGTACCCGATCGAGACCGTGAAGACGATGTCGAAGATCGTCACCGCGGCCGAGCAGGAGCTGATGTCCAAGGGCCTGCAGCCGCTGGTGCCGGGCAAGAAGCCGCGCACGCAGGGCGGTTCGGTGGCCCGGGCCGCCTGCGAGATCGCCGACTTCCTCGGCGGCCGGGGCCTGGTGGCCTTCACGCAGTCCGGCGACACCGCCCGCCGTCTCTCGCGCTACCGCGCGGCGCAGCCGATCATCGCCTTCACCACCGACGAGGGCACCCGCAACCAGATGGCGCTGAGCTGGGGCGTGGAGCCGTACGTGGTGCCGTTCGTGAACAGCACGGACGAGATGGTCGACCTCGTCGAGCAGGAGCTGGTGAAGCTGAACCGCTTCAACGAAGGCGACATCGTGGTCATCACCGCCGGTTCGCCCCCCGGCGTGCCCGGCACCACCAACATGGTGCGGGTCCACCACCTGGGCGAGGCCAAGGGCTGA